In Agrobacterium sp. RAC06, a single window of DNA contains:
- the prmC gene encoding peptide chain release factor N(5)-glutamine methyltransferase has translation MADARRRFEAIGLDDAATDARVLVCGLLKLSPTALLLEGEKPVSPEAVAQVEAAVLRRLAREPVHRILGRRDFYGLDLALSSGTLEPRPDTEVLVDVILPHLKSMVMQGRKPKLVDLGTGTGAIALALLHECPEAEAMGIDISEDALKTAADNAERNGLGSRFVTRSGPWFDKTAERFDIIVSNPPYIRSDGVKGLEPEVTKFDPIVALDGGPDGLDAYRAIAQSAASHLEDQGLIGLEIGFDQRRDVTQIFELAGFLLVEEHRDYGHNDRVLVFAKRLD, from the coding sequence ATGGCGGACGCCCGGCGTCGTTTTGAGGCGATCGGATTGGACGATGCTGCGACCGATGCGCGTGTGCTCGTCTGCGGCCTTCTCAAGCTGAGCCCGACGGCCCTGTTGCTCGAGGGTGAGAAGCCGGTTTCGCCGGAAGCCGTGGCACAGGTGGAGGCGGCCGTGCTTCGGCGTCTGGCCCGCGAGCCGGTCCACCGCATCCTTGGTCGGCGTGACTTTTACGGGCTCGATCTCGCGCTTTCATCCGGGACGCTCGAACCCCGACCGGATACGGAAGTCCTGGTTGACGTGATCCTGCCACATCTCAAGTCCATGGTCATGCAAGGTCGCAAGCCGAAACTTGTCGATCTTGGAACGGGAACCGGAGCGATCGCGCTTGCGTTGCTTCACGAATGCCCCGAGGCCGAGGCCATGGGGATCGATATCTCCGAAGACGCCTTGAAGACAGCTGCTGACAATGCCGAGCGCAACGGGCTGGGGTCGCGTTTTGTCACGCGGTCAGGACCGTGGTTCGACAAGACAGCTGAACGGTTCGACATCATCGTTTCCAATCCACCCTATATCCGCAGCGATGGGGTCAAGGGACTGGAACCGGAAGTGACCAAGTTCGATCCGATTGTAGCGCTGGATGGTGGTCCGGACGGGCTCGACGCCTATCGGGCGATTGCCCAGAGTGCTGCGAGCCACCTCGAAGACCAGGGGCTCATCGGCCTGGAGATCGGTTTCGACCAGCGTCGAGACGTTACGCAAATATTTGAATTGGCGGGTTTTTTGCTTGTCGAAGAGCACCGTGACTACGGCCACAATGACCGTGTCCTGGTGTTTGCGAAGAGGCTTGATTAG
- the prfA gene encoding peptide chain release factor 1, giving the protein MAKLPVEKMRELERRFGEIEARMSAGPAADVYVKLASEYSELEPVVKKIREYQSAIDEADGLRAMLSDKATDREMRDLAEMELPEVESRIEALEGEMQILLLPKDAADEKSAILEIRAGTGGSEAALFAGDLFRMYERFASTKGWKVEVLSASEGEAGGYKEIIATISGRGVFSKLKFESGVHRVQRVPETEASGRIHTSAATVAVLPEAEDIDIEIRPEDIRIDTMRASGAGGQHVNTTDSAVRITHLPTGLIVTSSEKSQHQNRAKAMQVLRSRLYDIERQKLDSERSANRKSQVGSGDRSERIRTYNFPQGRVTDHRINLTLYKLDRMIEGDLDEMLDALISDYQAGQLAQLGENQ; this is encoded by the coding sequence GTGGCGAAGCTTCCTGTCGAGAAAATGCGCGAGCTCGAACGCCGGTTCGGCGAGATCGAGGCGCGAATGTCGGCGGGACCGGCAGCTGATGTCTATGTGAAGCTCGCATCGGAGTATTCCGAACTCGAGCCGGTCGTGAAGAAAATCCGAGAATACCAGTCTGCGATCGACGAGGCCGACGGCTTGCGCGCCATGCTGTCCGACAAGGCGACGGACCGGGAGATGCGCGATCTTGCCGAGATGGAATTGCCCGAGGTCGAAAGCCGGATCGAGGCGCTTGAGGGCGAGATGCAGATCCTGCTTCTGCCGAAGGATGCCGCCGACGAGAAGAGCGCGATCCTGGAAATCCGTGCCGGAACCGGCGGGTCCGAGGCAGCACTCTTTGCCGGTGACCTGTTCCGGATGTACGAGCGCTTCGCCTCGACCAAGGGCTGGAAGGTGGAGGTTCTCTCCGCCAGCGAAGGGGAAGCTGGCGGCTACAAGGAAATCATCGCAACGATCAGCGGTCGGGGCGTGTTCTCCAAGCTGAAGTTCGAATCCGGCGTTCACCGCGTGCAGCGCGTGCCGGAAACAGAAGCGAGCGGGCGCATTCATACGTCTGCGGCAACCGTTGCCGTTCTGCCGGAAGCGGAAGATATCGACATCGAGATCCGGCCGGAAGATATCCGCATCGATACGATGCGCGCTTCGGGGGCCGGCGGCCAGCATGTCAACACGACCGACTCGGCCGTGCGTATCACCCATCTGCCGACCGGCCTGATCGTGACGTCGTCAGAGAAATCGCAGCACCAGAACCGCGCCAAGGCCATGCAGGTGCTGCGTTCCCGGCTTTACGATATTGAGCGACAGAAGCTCGACAGCGAGCGATCGGCAAACCGCAAGAGCCAGGTCGGTTCGGGCGACCGTTCGGAACGTATCCGGACCTATAACTTCCCGCAGGGGCGCGTGACCGACCACCGGATCAACCTGACGCTCTACAAGCTCGACCGGATGATCGAAGGTGATCTCGATGAAATGCTCGATGCGCTGATTTCCGATTATCAGGCCGGGCAGCTTGCGCAGCTGGGCGAAAATCAGTGA